The genomic region TCCTGGATGCGTGCCTTGATAGCGATGAGAACAGCATATGAGGACATCATCACACTGGCAATTGCATTTGTTGTGTATGGAGTAACCGAATTCCTTGGAGGGAGTGGTCCCATAGCAGCACTTGCATTTGGAATAACCTTCGGAAACGCTTCAAGGATTTTCCGCTCGTTGCGACACGAACTACCACACGTAAGGGATACGACTGTAGAGATATCTGCTAGGAAGTTCCACTCCCAGATATCATTCATGATCCGAGCGATCTTCTTTGTATTTCTGGGATTGATCATTGCTCCTAGCAGTACTGGCATAATAATTGCAGGGATAATCATTGCATTAACACTCTTTTTCGCCAAGATAGGGGCATCATGGATCAGCACATACAAGGATGAAGAGTTAAGGAAAGACGTATGGCTAATCAGTTTCATGCTGCCCAGAGGCCTTGCAGTTGCCGTCGCCTCACTTTTGCCATTCCTATACAATATAAGTAATGCATCAATATTTACTGACGTAGCATTCGTTGTAATTGTTACAACTGTGGCCATAACTGGCATAGGAGTTAACGTCATTAAGATGTCAAGCTCCCTACGCCCTGCTCTCAAAACTGTAGCAGGTTCTATAGGAAGGACAGAGGTCTTCAAGAAATCAATGATATTTACCGCAGTCGGATTCGCTGTAGTTGTGTCTGGGGTGCTAGCATATAACGGCGCTACAGGTGGCGAACTCCTTGGAAAATTCGCGCCAACAGTTGAGAATGCATCTAATCTTTCAGTCAAAGAACTGGGAATAGAAAGAACTTACTTCTTCGATAGCGACTCTACCGTAAAGAATGCGGTAAACCAGTTCGGGTCCAGTAACATACTTTCATACAAGTGGGATTTTGGTGACGGCGCAACAAGCAGTCAGAAGCAGGTTGTGCATCAATATGCAGAACCAGGTATCTATGTTGTAAAGCTCACCATAATTAGAGAGGACGGGCGCGTATACTCTGAAAACATGGTTCTCACAGTAACCTAACTATCAGCAAAACATATAGTACTGAAACCCTGTTTCTATATAATTGGGCGGATCCAAGAAGGATACTTTTCTGAAGAAACTAAAGGAAAAAGCTGATGCAGCTGCGAAAACAGGAAAAGTACTTGGCAAAAAAGCTATTGAAAAAGGACCTAGAATAGGGAAACAACTGAAGTTGAAGAGTCTTGAGGCACTTGAGGAAAGTATAGAAAAAACAAGGAAGGCAGCCACCTCTGCGGAAAAGAACATAGAGTTGCTTAAGAAACTTGCAGAACTAAAGGCATCGGGTATAATCAGCGAGGAAGAATTTGAGAGAAAGAAAAGGGAGATCCTTACAAGAATTTAGCACTAATAGTTGAAAATTTCACCATATTGCTTAGATAATTTGTCAATGCATGCTTTATTCCTGTTGTACAAGTTGCATGCAATGTCACGGCCAACATTAGACTACTTTCAGAAGATGATAGGAGAGCATTTCCAACGAGAGAATCTCATAATGAAGGAAATGCTGGAAGCTAACCTCTCAAAAGAAGAATGGCTTCAGCTGCAGAATTTCATAAGAGAGCATTCACACAGCAAGTTTGTTAGGCAAATGAGGCGTCACAATAACTAACATTTGTTGACCTCAAGTCAATTTTTCATTTAGGAAAGTTTAATAATTCACTTCAGTTATCCAGAACCATATGTCCAAAGAAGAGAAAGTTTCAAGAAGAGAAACAGGAAAGATACGGGGTAGTAAGCTGAAAGAGATCGCACTGTCAGAAAATAACACATTTAGTGAAAGGATGAGAGCAATAGACCTCCTTGGTGAGCTAGGTGGGGATGCGTTTGAGGAACTGTCTGATATCGCCTCAAAGGGACTCACCTACAGCGAGAGGATGAACGCCCTCGACATGCTGGAAAAGATAATCAAGAGCGAATAAATTCTTTCTTTTTTAATAGGTTCCTTATCCGCTAATAGATAGCTATGCATAGAAAGTACCTGAAGAAGAAGCAAGAAATAGAGCACTTCATAAAGAAGCATGGTAGTGTCGATCATGCACGGATCTTGAACGAAGTGAACATTGATTACGATACGCTCATTAGAATATTATCTGAATTAAGACATGAGGGCAGGATAAAGTAAACGCCTCTTATGAAGGGATCATCGCTTTCTTATTAAGGCGCTCAAGCACAAACAATTCAGACGCAACTTCAAGCACAGGTCTGGTTATGTCGCCAACAATATTCACAATTTCAGAAACCTTGCCTGACCATACGGATGCAAATGATAACAAACAATCTGAATATGCACTTAACGCGTCTCTTGGCATCATCGGTGGCTCTTTCGCCTTGCCCTCAGAATAGAGCTGCTTCCATCCATTGTCTATATACCAGTTTCGCAAGAACTGCTTGCTAAAATCTTGGAAGTACTTTACTTCCCCCTTCACCTCACCAATTAACGCCGATACTTTTGTAGGATCTAGATGCCATCTACGCTGGTAAAAGTCGAAGAACCTAGCTATAGTGCTGAAATCCTTTATTTCTACTATATACCTATCTTCTTCAGGGTTACCAAAAGTGTCTGCTAAACCTACATTCCCATCAGAATCAACAAATAATTCATACTTGCCATCTGCACGTAGCAATCCCTTCTGTTCTGCAAATTTTGAAATTAAGGGAATGCATCTCTTTATCATCTCCTGACCCTGCTCCCACTGTTCATCAGAGAGCCTGGATCTTTTTCGTGCTCCCTCTCCTGTAAGAGGTATATCACCTCGTTTGTCATATTTTGTGGTATACGTTAACCTAAAGTTCCCTTTTTCCGCTTCTGGAATGATCTCCCCTCCTTCTGGCATTTCAGAAAAGCCATAGTCTCTATAGTCCTTATTTCCAGTTTTGAAATCCCGCAACAATGAAGATCTTGGATGCAGGTAGTAGTTGAAGATTACCTCAAGATCTACAACTCTGTTTTTCGTTCCTATTTCTATATCGTCTGGTTCTATCGGAAAACCGTCTTCACCAGGCACCCTAACAACATGTATCTTACAACCGTTTTCGACAGGCTCTATGAAGCATGTTCTTATATTATTCATCTTAGCCAGCTCAAAACTCTTGTTAATGATAAAAGTCATTGCCACGTCTTTATGCGGTATATCGAATGGCCACTTGCCCTTCACCTTGTAATCGAAGATGGAAAATGAATTCTTGGGAATGAAGTACCCTATTCCCATTTCATCACCTTTCGGTAACTTTTCAATTACAATCTTCTTTGCGGATCCTTCTCGAATAAACACCTCACCCATTGTAAGGAAATTGTTGTGTGAACATTAAAAGCGTTCTAGTATGGATTAATACATCATCTTATAAATATAATAGGATTTCTCTGCCTTTGGTAAAAATTTGATCTTTATTACTTATATAAGCTACCAAACGCATAAAAATCAACATATCTGTAACATGAATATGAAGAAGGCACCATCGCGCGAGGAGATCTTTGACATACTTGCCGATGAAATTACAATAAAGATGTTCAAGTCGGCGGAGACGGGCTTTCGTGCTAGGGGTAACCTTGCAGGGAAGCTGAAGATAACGAAGAAGCAGTACTCCACAAGGCTTCATAAACTTGTTCATACTGGCTTGATTCATAAGCGCAGTGGCGTGTATGTGCTTACCGCTCTTGGAGAAATAGTTGATAAAGTATTGCTAAGAGTTTCTGACGAGATCATTTCACATTACTGGAAGCTCAAAGCAGTTGATTCTTTGGAAAAGAAGGAGTTGCCTGCAGAGGAGAGACGCAACATAATTGATTCGATACTTTCTGATACTGTAATCAAGGAATATCTTACATAGTTTTAAGATTTATAACCCAAGCCTGTAAACTCACGCTATTGCCAATTCCAGGTCCCGAGTTTGATGCTGTAGAGGATCCTGTTGAGGTCATCAGAGATTTTCTTAAGAGAAACAACAAGGATGCATGGGTGCCAGAAGAGATAAGTGAACATACAGGTATAGACATAACCACAGTGTATCATATATGTCAATTGTTGCGTGCAAAATACATCGAATCTGGTGCAAAAGGCGAATACTTTCCTATTAGATCCATCGAAAGGTTAGGTCAAACATATTTCAAGTGGACTCCTAAGAGCAAGAAGGCAAGCAGAGAGTGAGTAGCAGAACCAAGATTTATTTAAGAGATACGTCTCCCATGCCTTGTGTTTGTAGTTGGTTAACAGAGTATTTGTTATCATACCTGCTGCTGCAGTTACAATAGCAGCTGTAGCAATAGCATTCGCGTCAACATCAACATCGCAGGGCAATGGCATTGATATAGCTAACGAGTTTTCCAGTGAACCAGCAGTGAAAGATTCTAGACTTTCTTTATTTAACACAGGTTCGCCAATTCTTGGTTCTTTAGAGGCTCCATTAACAATGGTTGAATTTGGAGACTACCAGTGCCTTAACTGTAACAGGTACTTTCACAACACAGAACATGATATTTTGCAAAATTATGTTGAAACTGGAAAATTGAAGGTAATTTTCATGGACTTTGCCTTCATAGGTCCCGATTCTATGGTTGCAGCTCAAGCTGCTCACTGTGCAGAAGAGCAGGGTAGGTATTGGGAATATCACGACGAATTATATAGAAACTGGGATGGGGAGAATACTGGCTGGGCAAGCAAACATAATCTAAAGATGTTTGCAGCTAACATTGAGCTTGATCAAAAGGGTTTTAATGATTGTTTGGATAGCGGAAAGTTTGCTAACAAGGTCAAGAATAACATAAACATAGGAAGGCAGCTGGGAGTGACAGGAACTCCAACATTCTTCATCTTCAAGTCTGAAGGTAATGCGCAGAAGATAGTCGGAGCACAGCCATATTCGACCTTCAGCGGCGTGTTTGATTCGTTGTTAAAACAGTAGGTAAGTAAAGTAAGTGAAATATCGTGCAAAAGTTGTTCATATTTGATCTTCACAACACACTAGTTAGTGAGAACGACAAGGTGGTGGTTACTGCTATGAATTCATTACTGGCAGAGAAGGGCTTGAATGTAAGGGTGGATATAGAATATGTTAGACATTACCAGGCAAGGCTGAAACCATTCTCCAGTTACTTCCGGGATGTAATGCCATCAGTGCCAGAAAACGTTATCGAGGAGATGACGCTAGCAACAAAGGAGAGGTGTGAAAAGTCCTTGATTGCAAAATATATCAAGAAGATGCAGGACGCAGAGTATGTATTAAGCGAGATAAAGAAGAGGAGCGATTTAATTTATGTACTTTCCTTTAGCATGGCGTCTTCTATAGACATTTACCTCACGGTTACCGGCTTGGACAAATATGTTGATAAACGAATTGGTATAGAAGGTAGCCAAGAGATACACGGAGATGGTGATCCGGGAGAGGTAAAGGCATGGTTGATAAAGAAGCATCTAAAAAACGGCGAGTACTCGAGAATCTTCATGATAGGCGACTCCATGTCTGATATGAGGGCAGGGAAATTGATCGGAGCGACTACCATTTACTTTACAGGAACAAGAGAATACCTTGATATGGCAGACTACTCTATTGACAGACTCATTGACATAATTAAGATAGCATATAACGAGTGAAGGTACAATGGTCAAATCATCCTTACATGAAAGAATAAAACGAAATTGATGGTAGTGTTAACCATGAGCAGATCAGATCAGGTATTTAGGCTCGGACTCTTCATTGAAATAGCAAGGGCACTTGAACTGAATACGGATGTAACAGAGGAGAAGAATGCATTATCAGTAGATGTGTCTAAAGGCCAGTTGAGTCTGAAGGTTATCTTTGGAGATTTCAAGAAGGTTAGGATATGGAAGAAGTTCGCTTTTGCACCCTCGAACATAATGGAAGAGTATAGAAGGGCGGAGGAATTGCTTAAGCCACTTGCGCATGCTTTCAGTATAGACTGGCATGCGGTAAAGAAGAAAATTGCAATAAAGTGGCCTATCGAAAGCCGCACGGATCAAAATTTTCTGCTTGAGATCGTATTGGAGAATCTTGAGAAGGATCCTGAATTCCTCAAGGAACTTCTTTCTGACAAAAATAGAAGTTGCTTGGTTAGAAAGTCAATACCATACATGATAAATGACTGGCCCGAGTTTACGAAGCAGAGAAGCAGTAAATTATTGAAGATTTTAGATGAAGCTGACAGGTGATTAATATCATGTATATTATAAACGGGTTCAGACTTGAGTAACAGAAAAGTTTGATATCTAGACGGTTCAATAGTTGCCATGGCCTATTGGCTCTTCAAGGAAGAACCCGACCACTACTCCTTCGATGATCTGGTTAGGGATAAGAGAACTACCTGGGATGGAGTAAGAAACAACCTGGCATTGAAGCATATGAGGAATATGAGGAAGAACGACTTGGTATTGTATTACCACACAGGCTCAGAAAAGGCGGCTATTGGTATTGCTAAGGTCATATCAAATCCATACCCAGATCCTAAGGTGAAGGATTCTAGTATCGTGGTAGTTGATATTGCTTATCTAGAAAAACTGAATAGACCAGTAACATTGGCAGAGATCAAGGCAAACGCAAAATTCAAGAATTTTGAATT from Nitrososphaerales archaeon harbors:
- a CDS encoding cation:proton antiporter, whose amino-acid sequence is MALDIPLILGLAGIFILIGYVSDYIFRRFGFPDVIILLAIGVLLGPTFGIIDKADIISYAPLLSALVITIVLFNGGLNITYDRVIKGSGRAIVLATSSFILTMIATALVAPPMLGWDIQTALLMGSIIGGTSAAIVIPLVNKITTNQRTSTLLTLESAYTDVILIMVVLGMIQIITIQTNPDILNFVSKGIVNGFLIGAAIGIITGLSWMRALIAMRTAYEDIITLAIAFVVYGVTEFLGGSGPIAALAFGITFGNASRIFRSLRHELPHVRDTTVEISARKFHSQISFMIRAIFFVFLGLIIAPSSTGIIIAGIIIALTLFFAKIGASWISTYKDEELRKDVWLISFMLPRGLAVAVASLLPFLYNISNASIFTDVAFVVIVTTVAITGIGVNVIKMSSSLRPALKTVAGSIGRTEVFKKSMIFTAVGFAVVVSGVLAYNGATGGELLGKFAPTVENASNLSVKELGIERTYFFDSDSTVKNAVNQFGSSNILSYKWDFGDGATSSQKQVVHQYAEPGIYVVKLTIIREDGRVYSENMVLTVT
- a CDS encoding SHOCT domain-containing protein, which produces MGGSKKDTFLKKLKEKADAAAKTGKVLGKKAIEKGPRIGKQLKLKSLEALEESIEKTRKAATSAEKNIELLKKLAELKASGIISEEEFERKKREILTRI
- a CDS encoding phosphoribosylaminoimidazolesuccinocarboxamide synthase, which encodes MGEVFIREGSAKKIVIEKLPKGDEMGIGYFIPKNSFSIFDYKVKGKWPFDIPHKDVAMTFIINKSFELAKMNNIRTCFIEPVENGCKIHVVRVPGEDGFPIEPDDIEIGTKNRVVDLEVIFNYYLHPRSSLLRDFKTGNKDYRDYGFSEMPEGGEIIPEAEKGNFRLTYTTKYDKRGDIPLTGEGARKRSRLSDEQWEQGQEMIKRCIPLISKFAEQKGLLRADGKYELFVDSDGNVGLADTFGNPEEDRYIVEIKDFSTIARFFDFYQRRWHLDPTKVSALIGEVKGEVKYFQDFSKQFLRNWYIDNGWKQLYSEGKAKEPPMMPRDALSAYSDCLLSFASVWSGKVSEIVNIVGDITRPVLEVASELFVLERLNKKAMIPS
- a CDS encoding DsbA family protein, which translates into the protein MVNRVFVIIPAAAVTIAAVAIAFASTSTSQGNGIDIANEFSSEPAVKDSRLSLFNTGSPILGSLEAPLTMVEFGDYQCLNCNRYFHNTEHDILQNYVETGKLKVIFMDFAFIGPDSMVAAQAAHCAEEQGRYWEYHDELYRNWDGENTGWASKHNLKMFAANIELDQKGFNDCLDSGKFANKVKNNINIGRQLGVTGTPTFFIFKSEGNAQKIVGAQPYSTFSGVFDSLLKQ
- a CDS encoding HAD hydrolase-like protein, with amino-acid sequence MQKLFIFDLHNTLVSENDKVVVTAMNSLLAEKGLNVRVDIEYVRHYQARLKPFSSYFRDVMPSVPENVIEEMTLATKERCEKSLIAKYIKKMQDAEYVLSEIKKRSDLIYVLSFSMASSIDIYLTVTGLDKYVDKRIGIEGSQEIHGDGDPGEVKAWLIKKHLKNGEYSRIFMIGDSMSDMRAGKLIGATTIYFTGTREYLDMADYSIDRLIDIIKIAYNE
- a CDS encoding EVE domain-containing protein, with amino-acid sequence MAYWLFKEEPDHYSFDDLVRDKRTTWDGVRNNLALKHMRNMRKNDLVLYYHTGSEKAAIGIAKVISNPYPDPKVKDSSIVVVDIAYLEKLNRPVTLAEIKANAKFKNFELVRIPRLSVMPVPNSLWDEIIKMSKS